In a single window of the Methylococcus sp. Mc7 genome:
- the hemDX gene encoding fused uroporphyrinogen-III synthase HemD/membrane protein HemX, protein MSMPPSLSGLRVLVTRPKDQAEPLCKLVEAAGGSAVRFPLLDIEPSARAAEAAALLRQVSDWDWWIFVSANAVNQARVLGALPPDGARPRIAAIGKATADALVETGITVDLIPESQANSEGLLNMPEMRDVADRRILIVRGEGGRETLKERLVERGALVQYAELYRRVPVYTGTEPLVDGLRTAGLDILTATSGEAIEHLYSLVPPEDRPRLIETPLVVISERLKNQAGSLGFRHVSVADTASDAAVLQALEDVATHLASSRAAPNDGDKPLAEEEKQMTDAPQRPAAGEDPHPLQGKAAAPVPAHPPRKSRIVAWLGYSMLAAILLLATAGYFLIQELRSKQEGLGGELNKGDLHVLELSRQVSSLQTQLATLHSQVATLQSQLGTEDSKLERLLGEQSAGFGQKLEDTRKELAQSIQAIQRQLSRTHSDVLIADAEYLLGIANQKLHLSGDVKSVLEAMQAADQRLHDSGDPGVFKVREALAEEINRLEAFQAPDVVGLSAKLLAIEAKTRELPLFLPHPDMSKEPRETPKTKSPEAETGDAVDSTLEQLKGLVTVRRSDRPVHAVLTPQEAAGLREILLLKLEMTRTSILRGDDALFHSNLESATAWLNENFDRDSSAFKDISSDLRAMAGVRLKASFPDISGSLTLLRNIEKLRLETDVVTPASTAAPAASPGSDAPGGKP, encoded by the coding sequence TTGTCGGGATTGCGCGTCCTCGTCACGCGACCGAAGGATCAGGCCGAACCGCTGTGCAAGCTGGTCGAAGCGGCAGGCGGCAGCGCGGTCCGTTTCCCTCTGCTCGACATCGAGCCGAGCGCGCGGGCGGCGGAAGCAGCGGCTCTCCTTCGGCAAGTGTCGGATTGGGACTGGTGGATCTTCGTCAGTGCCAATGCGGTGAACCAGGCCAGAGTACTCGGCGCGCTTCCACCGGACGGCGCCAGGCCGCGCATCGCCGCCATCGGCAAAGCCACGGCCGATGCTTTGGTCGAAACCGGGATCACCGTGGACCTCATTCCGGAGTCGCAAGCGAATTCGGAAGGGTTGCTGAATATGCCTGAGATGCGGGACGTCGCGGACCGGCGGATCCTGATCGTGCGTGGCGAAGGCGGGCGGGAAACGCTCAAGGAGCGGCTTGTCGAACGCGGCGCACTGGTCCAGTATGCCGAGCTGTATCGGCGGGTGCCGGTGTACACGGGCACCGAGCCACTGGTCGACGGCTTGCGGACGGCCGGGCTCGACATTCTGACCGCCACCAGCGGCGAAGCCATCGAGCACTTGTACAGCCTGGTTCCACCGGAGGACCGGCCGCGGCTGATCGAGACGCCGCTGGTCGTCATCAGCGAACGATTGAAAAATCAAGCCGGATCGCTGGGTTTCCGGCACGTGAGCGTAGCCGACACAGCGTCGGACGCCGCCGTGCTGCAAGCCCTGGAGGATGTCGCCACCCATCTGGCATCCTCGCGAGCCGCGCCAAACGACGGGGATAAGCCATTGGCCGAAGAGGAAAAACAAATGACCGACGCGCCGCAGCGACCGGCAGCCGGGGAAGACCCACACCCCCTGCAGGGGAAAGCCGCCGCCCCGGTTCCGGCGCATCCGCCGCGCAAATCACGGATAGTCGCCTGGCTGGGTTACTCGATGCTGGCGGCCATACTGCTGCTGGCCACCGCAGGCTATTTTCTGATCCAGGAGCTGCGTTCCAAGCAGGAAGGCCTGGGCGGCGAACTCAACAAGGGCGATCTGCACGTGCTGGAACTCAGCCGCCAGGTCAGCAGCCTCCAGACCCAGCTCGCCACCCTGCATTCACAGGTCGCCACCCTGCAGTCCCAGCTCGGAACCGAAGACAGCAAGCTGGAGCGCCTGCTCGGCGAGCAATCCGCCGGTTTCGGCCAGAAACTCGAGGACACGCGCAAAGAACTGGCGCAATCCATCCAGGCCATCCAGCGCCAGCTGAGCCGGACCCACAGCGACGTCCTGATCGCCGACGCCGAATATCTTTTGGGCATCGCCAACCAAAAGCTGCACCTGAGCGGCGACGTGAAGTCCGTCCTCGAAGCCATGCAGGCCGCGGACCAGCGGCTCCACGACAGCGGCGACCCGGGCGTGTTCAAGGTGCGGGAAGCGCTGGCGGAAGAAATCAATCGGCTCGAGGCCTTCCAGGCGCCCGACGTGGTCGGGCTGTCGGCCAAGCTGCTGGCGATCGAGGCCAAGACACGGGAGCTGCCGTTGTTCCTGCCGCATCCCGATATGTCGAAGGAACCGCGGGAAACGCCAAAGACAAAATCGCCGGAGGCTGAAACCGGCGATGCCGTCGACTCCACCCTCGAGCAGCTCAAGGGGCTGGTCACCGTGCGCCGCAGCGACCGCCCCGTGCATGCCGTCCTGACTCCGCAGGAAGCCGCCGGCCTCCGGGAAATCCTGCTGCTCAAACTGGAGATGACCCGCACCTCCATTTTGCGCGGCGACGATGCGCTGTTCCACAGCAACCTGGAATCCGCAACCGCCTGGCTGAACGAAAACTTCGACCGCGACTCCTCCGCCTTCAAGGACATATCGAGCGACCTCCGGGCCATGGCCGGCGTCCGGCTCAAGGCCTCCTTCCCCGACATCAGCGGATCGCTCACTTTGCTCCGCAACATCGAAAAACTGCGGCTCGAAACCGACGTCGTCACACCGGCAAGCACGGCCGCGCCTGCCGCCTCTCCTGGAAGCGACGCGCCGGGGGGCAAACCGTGA